The segment ATCCGGTGACGTTCGGGGCCTCGGGCAATGCCGATCAGCCGGTGGTGGCCGACTACAACGGCGACGGCCGGGCCGACATCGCCGCGTTTCGATCGGTCAGCGACCTGGCCCCCGGGGCGGCGCAGTGGTTCATTCTGCCTTCGGCCGAGCCGTTCCCGAACTTCGGCGGCGGCTATCCGCTGACGTTCGGGGTGGCCGGGGTGATCGCCGCCGTGGGGGACTACGACGGCGACAAACGGCCCGATCCGGCCGTCTTCGACCTCGTTTCGGGCCGGTGGACGATCCGACGCTCAACGGACGGGATGATTGAGGAGATCGCCTTCGGATCGACCGGCGCTCAGGTGGCGCCGGTGCTGGCGCCGCTCTATTTCCGGCTGCGGGCGACGCAGAACCTGGCGTGATCAAAGCGGGGCCGCGAGTGGCTCGGCGGGGTGGCTGGGGTCGAGCGCAGCGAGCCCCCAGCGCCGTCGGCCTGCGATTCTGGGGGCTCGCTGCGCTCGACCCCAGCCACCCCATTGGAATCAGATCAAGCGACGAATCGGCCTGGCCGTGCTGGGGAGGATGGGGATGGGGCGGCCGGCGAGGTCGTCGACGAAGGCGTGGGGGTCGATCCCCATCGCATGGTAGACGGTGGCGAGGACGTCTTGATAGTGGATTGGCGAGGCGACGGCGTAGGCGGCGTGCTTGTCGGTCGAGCCGATGACCTGGCCGACGTTCAGGCCGCCGCCTGCGATGAGGGCGTTGGAGACGGGGGCCCAGTGGTCGCGGCCGGCGTCCTTGTTGATCTTCGGGGTGCGGCCGAACTCGCCCCAGACGACGACGGTGACGTCCTTGTCGAGCCCTCGGGCGTAGATGTCGTCGACGAGGGCGGAGATGCCGCGGTCGAACAGGGGCAAGTGGTTGCGGAGGTGGTTGAAGTTGTTGCCGTGGGTGTCCCAGAAGCCGTAGGCGACGGTGACGACGCGGGCGCCGGACTCGACCAGGCGACGGGCCATCAGGAGCTGATCGTTCCACATCGGGGCGCCGTCGCCGAGGTGCTTCGACGAGCCGATGCCGTAGCGGTCGCGAACCTTCGGGTCTTCCTTGGTGACGTCGAGGGCTCGGGCGACGGTGTCGGAGGTCAGGACGTTGAAGGCCCGCTGATAGAAGGCGTCGAGGCCGGCGACGGGCTGGCTATCGACCTCGCGTCGCCAGTCGTCGAAGCGGTCGAGCAAAGCGCGGCGGCGGTCGAAGCGATCGGGCTCGACGGTGGTCTGGGTCATCAGCTTGGCGTCGCCGTCGCCGAGGCGGGCACCGGCGTAGGCCAGGCCGAGGTGGCCGGGGCCTCCGCTGTTGTACGGGCGGTGCTGCATGGTCGGGAAGAGGTCGACGAACGGCGGCACGACGGGATCGACCACCCCCTGGACGCGGGAGACGATGGAGCCGAAGTGCGGCTTGCCCTCGCGCTGGGCCTGGCTCATGGGGTAGCCGGTGAGGTTCTGCCAGCTCGTGTGCTCGTCTCGGAGGCCGACGATGGAGCGGATGACGGCGAGCTTATCGGCCGATCGGGAGAGCATCGGCAGGAGTTCGCCGAACTGGACGCCGGGGAGGGCGGTGTCGATCGGGTTGAACTCGCCTCGGATCTCGGCGGGGGCGTCGGGCTTGAGGTCGAACGTGTCCTGGTGGGAGATGCCGCCGGAGAGGTAGACCATGATGACCGCCTTGTGCGATCGGCCGATCCCCGCGGCCTGTTCGGCGCGCAAGAGGCCGGGGAGGCTCAGCCCTCCCATCGCCAGGCCGCCGAGCTTCAGGAACGATCGGCGCGACTGGCCGTCGCAGTAGCGATACGAAGGGCCTCCAAGCGTCATCATCGCCGATCGCCTCCCGAGTCAGTCTGAACGGATCATTCCACCGATGTTCGAAGAGTATCAAACAGAAGGGGGTGAGCGATAGATGGATGTGGTGATCGGAGCGGGTTGCGCGCTCCAGTTCAACGCGAGCCGAAGTAGAAGCCGATCCAGGCGGCGGCCAGGTGCTCGGGGCCGTTCGAGCCGAGCCGGGGGATGACCACGCGGAGGTCGTCGGGCAGGAAGGGGGAGGCCTGATCCCAGGTCAAGACGACCAGGACGGCAGCGGCACCGAGCGCGATGAAGGCCTTGAGATCCTCGACCAGTCGCATGGCGTCGGGATTCTTGGAGAAAGCGTCGCCGGGCATCAGGGCCTTGAACAGGGCTCCGAGCAGGAACCCACCGATGAGCAGGAGGGTGACGGCGGCCGGGCTGGTGTCGATCGGGCCGAGCCGGTTCTCGCCGTAGAGGAAAACGGCCACTCCCACAAAGGCGCCGACGAGGAGCAATCGGACGGTCCCCTTCGGCAGGTAAAGCGGCGGCGGGACAGCGGTGTCGGCCTCGGTGTGGGCCTCGGAGCGGGGGCGGCTCCGGGAGGCGAAGTAGTGGCCGAGGATGATGAACATCAGATCGCGGAGGTAGGCCGGCACCTCGCGATCGGGGTGCAGGACGAGCGATCCGCAGACCGTCGCCGCGATTGCCAGGGCGAGCAAGGCCCGGACACTGCCCGGAGGCAGGCCGAAGGCGTTGCGCTTCTTCCATTCGGGGGGACTCGGAGGCTTCTCGTAACGATTTGCCATGGGTTCAATGGCTCTTGGGTGAGACGGATGGGTGTGTTTTCGAAGGCTCGACGGCACCCTGCGAGACTTTCCACTCAATCAGGGTGGGTATTCCCTGGGTGGCCCCGGTTGCTCGCCAACCGGGGTCGCGGAGCGACGAGCGGATTCGGAGCGGCCTCCCACCACCTCTTGCGGCTGCGCCGCCCCGGTTGGCGAGCAACCGGGGCCACCCAGGGCAAGGGCAACGCATCAGTTGAGGGTCGAAGCGTTCCTACGGGAAAGGCGAAACGCTGGGGCGTTGCGTCGTGAGGGCTGCGTCCGCCATCCTATCAGGGAGTTCGTCGGATCTGGTCCTGGATTCTTCGCCTCGGCCGGATGGCCTTCGATTCGTTGCTCACATTCGCATGTCCAAAGAAGGGGGAAGCTCCCATGATCGCGATGCCCCGTTCCGGTTCCGCGCCCAGGTTCGAGGCCCGAGCCGGGTCCATCGCCCTTGGGGCCTGGCTGATGATGACGATGATCGTGGTGCCATCGGTTCTCGCCGCAGACGCCGAGGAGGCCCCGGCGACCATCGTCCTGTTCGACGGCGAGACGCTCGACGGCTGGAAGGCGGCCGACTTCTACAAGCCGGGCGAGGTGTCGGTGAAGGACGGCGCGATCATCATGGCCGCCAGCGCCGTCTCGGGGGGGATGACGGGGGTTACCACCACCCGAGAGGACCTGCCGACGACCAACTACGAGTTCTCGTACCGCGCCAAGCGCTTGTCCGGCCGCGACTTCTTCGCCGCCGCGACCTTCCCGGTGGGCGAGACGTTCCTGACGCTCGTCAACGGCGGTTGGGGGGGGAGCGTAACCGGCCTGTCGAGCATCGACGGGGCGGATGCCTCGGAGAACCTCACCGGAACGTATCAGAAATATGCCGACGATACCTGGTACAGCTTCCGCATCCGTGTGACCGACGCCGCCATCGAATGCTGGATCGATGACGAGAAGCTGATCACCTTCACCGACCCCGGCGATCACCACCTCGACACCCGGCTCGAAACGCGGATGAACCACCCGCTCGGCTTCGCCACCTGGCAGACCGGAGGGGCGGTGAAGGACATCACGGTGCGCCCGCTCTCGGCTGAGGAGGTCGCGGCCGTCAAGGACAAGGATCAGGGCGACGACCGCTGAGCCTTCAGGTCGATCAACGGAGATGGGGGAGGGGGATTGCGCGCAGTGACGCGGAGTCGCAGAGGAGAGAGAGGAGAGCGTGGGACGGAGACTCCTCTCTCTTCCTTCTCTGTCTCTCTCCTCTCTGCGACTGCGCGTCACTGCGCGCAATCCCCCTCCCCGTCGCCAGCATCCCCTGGCGCCTCCTTGAGCCGTTCGATCGACAGCACGGTTCTCGACAAACATGGTAGACTTGACGGAGGTTGCCAGGTTTGCCACCCGGCGATGGCCGCGATGCGCCGAGGCGCCGCACCCCCGAACGGCTCGGAGGGATCCTCCCGATGAACTTCCGCCGCAAATTGATCCTGCTGGTCGTGGTGATTGTGGCCGTCTTGCTCACGCCGTATTTCCTCTGGCACGAGCAGATGGACGCCTATTTCGAGTCGGAGGGCTACCAGGCGTGGCTGATCTCGGTCAAGCCGTTCGCCTGGCTGATCGGGCTGTCGTTGATCGTGGGCGACCTGGTCTTGCCGATCCCGACCCCGCCGATCATGGCGACCTTGGGGACGCTCTACGGAACCTTGCTCGGCGGCATGATCGCCTCGACCGGGTCGGTTCTGGCGGGCTTGACCGCCTATGGCCTGGCCCGGATCTTCGGCGATCGGGGGACCCGGTTGCTCGCGAGCGAGGAGGAGATGATCCGCTTCCGAGGATTCTTTGACTCGTGGGGGGCGGCCGGGATCATCGCCTCGCGGGCCTTGCCGATCTTGCCGGAGGTGCTGACCCTGCTCGCCGGAGTGGCCGGGATGCACTTCGGCCGGTTCCTGGTCGCGCTGGTCATTGGCTCGGTGCCCGTCGGGATGCTCATGGCCGGGGCCGGGGCGTGGGCGGGAAGCTCGTCGACCTTGCTGGTGGTCTTGACCCTGATTCCGGCGAGCTTGTGGATCGGGTATCTGCTCGTGATGGGAGGTCGCGCCGAACCCGTCGCCGCGAGCGAGGCCGAGCCAATCGCCGAGCCGACCCAGTAACGGAGGTCTGCGAGGCGAGGCATCCACCGGAGGGAATTCGCGTGCCTCATGTCGCCTTCGTGCCGTTCACCGGGTTTCGCGTCCGGGATGAGGAGATGCGGGACCTGGGGATGGCGATGCCCGGCCTGCAAGAGCGGGCCGGGGCGATCGGCCAGTTGCCGGCGCTGGGGGTGTTGACCCTGGCGGGGATGATGCCGGCGTCGTGGTCGGCCAGCCTGCATGAGTCGGGAACCTTGGACCTGGAGGACCTGGCCGAGCGGGTGCTCGAAGGGCGGCCCGATCTGGTGGCCGTCTCGGCGCTGACGGCGTCGGTGGAGGAGGCGTATCGGTTCAGCGCCCTGGTCCGACGGGCAGGGGTGCCGGTGGTGCTGGGCGGTCTGCACGCGGCGGCCTGCCCGGAGGAGGCAAGTCGATCCGTCGATGCCGTGGTGGTGGGGGATGGGGAATCGTCGTGGCCGGTGGTGTTGCAGGATGCCGAGCGGCGGGCCTTGAAGCCGATCTATCGGGCGGAACGGCCCTTTGATTTGAGGCAGGCGCCGATGCCGAGGTTCGACCTGCTCGGCAAAGGGAATCGGCCTCGGTTCACGGTCCAGACGCAGCGCGGGTGTCCGTTGGCGTGTGATTTCTGCGGGGCGAGCCGATTGCTCGGCCCGTGGCGAGAGAAGCCGGCCGCGAAGGTGGCGGAGGAGCTGGCGGCGATCCGGGCGATCGAGCCGCGCCCGGTGGTCGAGCTGGCCGACGACAACACGTTCGCCGGGCGTCGGGAGACAGGGCCGTTGCTGGAGGCGTTGGCCGGGTCGCGCGTGCGGTATTTCACCGAGGTCGATTGGCGGGTGGGAGAGCGGCCGGAGATTCTGGAACGCCTGGCCGCGTCGGGATGCGTTCAGGTGCTCATTGGTCTGGAATCGTTGGAGATTCGCCACGCGGGGATGGGGCCGAAGGCGGCCCCGATGGCTCGGATGATGGAGGCGGTCGCGGCGATCCAGGAGGCGGGGGTGGCGGTCATCGGCTGCTTCGTGGTCGGGGCTGAAGGAGAGACGGAAGGGTCGCTCGACCGGCTCGGCGCGTTCCTGGAATCGGCCCCGCTGGCCGATGCGCAGCTCACGCTTCAGACGCCGTTTCCGGGGACGGCGTTGTACGATCGGCTCCGCAAGGAGGGGCGACTGCTGGCCGAGCGCGGCTGGTCGTCGTATACCCTGTTCGACGTGACGTATCAGCCGGATACGATGAGTGTCGCGGCGCTGGAAGCGGGGTTCCGGGGGCTGGTCCGTCGTGTCTTTTCGGCCGAACCGGCGAAGCGGAGGCGGGCGATTCGGCGAGCGGTCTGGGCCAGGCATCCGGGGATAGCACCATGAGCATCACAGCGGTCTTTGCGTATTTGATGGGCGATCGGCGGGCGATCCTGGCGATTGCGTCGGACCGGAAGGCGCTGGTGGTGGGGGCGTTGCTGGTGCTCTCGGCGGCATTGGCGAGGAATTATGATCGGGTTTGGTTGATCCACGAACCCTGGCGATTGCTCGGGCCGTTCGTGGCCTCGCTGGCGATCAGCGTCCCGTTGTTCTTGACGATTTATGGTTTCGCTCGCCTGAAGGGGATGAAGCCGGTGGGGATGGCTCGGGCGTATGGCTCGTTCCTCGCGCTTTACTGGATGACCGCGCCCCTGGCCTGGCTGTACGGGATTCCGTACGAGCGATTCCTCCGGCCTCTGGACGCCGTGAGCGCGAACCTCTGGACGTTGGCGTTGGTGTCGGTCTGGCGGGTGGCGTTGATGGTCGAGGTCGTTTCGGTGATCTTCGGGATGAAGGTGCGGGTGGCGATCCCCCTGGTGATGCTGGTGGCCGACGCGGCGGCGTTGACGGCGCTCTGGTTCATCCCCTTGCCGGTCGTCGGCATGATGGGAGGGGTGAGCCCCGAGCAGTCGGCCGTGGCGATGACGGCCTTGCTGGTCAGGGCGTGGGGAATCCTGAGCCTGCCGGTCTGGATCATCCTGGTCATCTGGTTCGCGAGCAACTCGGAGGATATCCCCAAGTGGCAGGTGCCCGCGGAACCCGAGCCCCGCTCTGCCGGTCGAGGGGCGATCGTCTTCACTGGGCTGGCCCTGCTCGCCTGGGCGGCCTTGCTTCCGATCACGCAGCCGGAGCAACTGCGGGCGCACCGGGTCGACCGGGCCTATGACGAGGGCGGCCCGACGGCGGCCCTGGCGTTGATGTCGGACCACGATCGGGGCGATTTTCCCCCCGCCTGGACCGCTCCTCCGCATCGTTTTCCCGGCGAGCCGACGACCGACGAGGTACTCGACATGCTGGAGGCCCTCGCCGAGCAGCCTCATGCCGACTGGGTCGAGGATGTGTATGCCGATCGGTTCATGGATCGAGTCCGCTATGACTGGTTCGAGTGGCCCCCGGAACTGCTGGATCAGCATGCCGAGCGGCTCGCCGCCATCCTGCCCCGCCTGCGACGCGGTCCCGAGATGATTCGGGAACTGGATCGAGTGGCCCGGGAATGGGGGAACCAATCGATCGAGCGACGGTTGGAGGACGAAACCCTGTCGGAATCGAAGCAGGAGGCCCTTCAGACCCTGCATCGCCTCTCCCGCTCCGAAGACGAATCGAATCCCTAGCCCTGGAGGGTCCGCTGTGCAGATCGCTGCCGCCGGGAGAGGTCCGCGCACCGGAGACTACGGGGCTCAACCCATGAGATGGAAAAAAAGGCAATTCGATGTTCTTGAAAATTTTCTTGACTCCCCCCCCCCCGATATTCTAGAAAAGCTGAATCGTACAGAAGTCCATGTTTAAACCAGATGGATTGAGAGAATGAGAATAAAGACGTGCTGGGATGTCCTGGTTCGACAGTGTCCTCTCAATCTCTTGATGTTCGTCGTGTGTTCAGGATGTGGCCAGTCACGGGAAGAGTGGCCCCGGATCACAGAAACTCCCAACGAATATGAAGTGCGCATTGTTGAACCAGGCGAGGGAGCGGTTGTCACCATTGGGCAACCGATCGAGGTCAGGGTCGAGGTCGCAAATCTGACCGGTGATGGGGCCCCAACGAGTTTGAGCGTTTCCATTCGGCATCGTGGGATGAGCTACGATGCGGCCGGCTTTCCGCTTTCGAGCGAGCCGCGGGACTCGGAGAACGCTCCGTTCGTGTTTCTTGGCTCGCTCAAGTTGCCTGGTAGTGCTCCTGAAGGGAAATACATCATCCAGGCACAGGCCGTTTCGACGTGGGTTGAGGAATCCACGGGAACGGACGAACCTCCGGCTTTGGAGTCTCGCAGTTTCAAAGCCCCGGAGATTGAAGTTGTGGCGAAGTAGACGCGGTGGCGGCGATTGTGGCGAGCGTGCCGCTTGGAGGCTTTCAGATGGCTAGGGTGATTCGTCGAAAAAAAGGGGTGACGCTGATTGAGATTCTGGTCGTGATCGCCGTGATCGCCCTTCTTGCCGGGCTCTTAATCCCCGCCGTCTCGGCGGCCCGCTCAGCGTTTCGCCGTGCGGAGTGCGCGAACAACCTGCGTCAGATCGGGCTTGCCTTGCATGCGTACGAAGCCGTCTCTGGAATGTTCCCCACAGCATCGAGCGGTCCCCCAAGTGTTCGATCGTTTCTGGTGGCGATCCTCCCCCAACTGGAACAATCGCCACTTTATGACACAATTAACTTTCAATTTGATCTTGCTAAGCACGGAGGACCCAATCATACGGTTCAGTCGATAAAACTCGATGTTTTAACGTGCCCATCCGACGATTCTATCCTGACCGGCTGGCCCTCCGCGACGAACTATGCGGGCAATCAGGGGAGCGGTGTCCAGAAATATGGCGAGAACGGCGTCTTTCGAGGACTTCAGGCGGTGCGGATTCGCGACATCAGCGATGGAACGAGTCATACAGTCGCGGTTTCGGAATGGTTGATCGGGCCGCAATCTCCCGAGATCCGCGACCCTCTCCGCTCAGTTTTTCAAACACCAACCAGGCTCATCGAGCCGGATCAACTCGATCGCTTCACGGAGTCCTGTCGGGCTGTGAATCCCATCGAAACGCCGGTGACCATTCATCCCAAGGGGAGCAACTGGTTCTTCGGCCAGTTGGGATATTGCCTCTACAATCATGTCCTGACGCCCGGAGAGAAGAGTTGCCTGAACGGTACCGCGTATCAGCAGGGGGCCTGGACCTCGGGAAGTTTCCACGGGGCCGGTGTGAATCTCCTCTTTGCGGACGGGCGAGTCCAATTCCTGCGAAGCAACGTCGACCTGGAGGTCTGGCGTGCGTTGGCGAGCCGAAATGGGCGTGAGGCCGTCAGCGTTCCTTGAAGTGAATGAACGCCCGCGTCCTCAACGAAGTGCCGGTTGGGCGAGAGATGCCACTCCTGCTTGGCTCACTTCGGCGAGGCTAATTCTAGGGGATATCATGATGACTGTAAGACGATTTTATTTGTTCCCGATCGTCGCCACGGCCTTCGTCGGGTTGCTCGCTCAACCGCTCTATGTGGTGGCGGCCACGGTTTCCATCACCACTTTCAGTGCCGACGGCTCAACGGTGCCTCCGGGCACGAAGTTGCATGTTGCTGGCAACACCTCGTGGTTGACCTCGAGCGTCGATACGGTCCAGGTCCGAGTTCGACACTCGAATTCCGGCGATATCACCGACTCGATGGGCTTGCTTGTTACGAAATTACCGGCTCCTGCCAGGTTTGGAACGTGGGATTCCTTGGACTCTGGTCCCTACGCCAAGACGGCAACCGGGCATACTTCTGGCGATACTTACTTCGTCGAGGTAGAAGCATATAATGCTGCGGTGGGTCCGTTCAATCCCTCCGTGGAGGATTCGGTTGATTTTGTCATCAATTAAGGGATCGAAGCAGATGTTCTGAGGATGACTGGGTGGGGTTGTCGGATTCCACCCAGTCCCGTAGAGTCCGTGGTGCAGATCTCCGACCAGACCGCTCCGGCCAGGGGAGGTGTGAATAGCGGACTCTACAGGGTTCCTGACGCGCTCACTCGATGATGTGTCGAGAACGCTCCGCGGCCCAACGCATCGCTGCGTTGGGTTCGGGGTCGGTCTGGTCGAGGAATGCAAGGAATCGATCACGCTCCTCGATCGAGAGGATCGTGACATCCCGTTCGTGAAGGACTTCAACGGCTTTCGGGATCGCCAGGCTCAGGATGAAGCTGCTGACCGGCTGGCCGAGCCACTCGGCCGCCTGTTCGATGAGCCGCTTCTGTTCGGCCGGGAGCCGCAGGTCAATGCGGTCGTCCTGGGGAATGGTGCTCATGATCGAGGCCCCTTGAGAGGTTCCCGCACGGACAATCACCATACAGGACCAGTGTTCGGCCCGCAGCGAGACGGGTCAAAGTGACGATCGAAGCGGCCGGGTGAGGGAGGCCACGCCGAGACGAATCGGCGTGGCCTTTCGATTCATGATCCGTTGTCGGTGGCCTCGTCCTTCTTCTCCTCCGACGCCTTCGCTTCGGCCTCCTCGGCCTTCTTCTCGGCTTCCTGGGCGCGGCGCATGGGGTTGTCGCCGGAGCCGCGGCCCTGGGATTTGAAGAGCTGGAAGCGGGAGGGGGTGGGGCGGCGGGGCCAGTGGTTGTTGGCGAGGTCGATGTCGGCGGTCTCGAGGTGAGGATCGAGCGTGATCGAGACGACGGGCTTCTCGGTGATGAGGAGCTTGGTCACGTGCTCGGCGTTGCGGCGCCAGATCTCGGCGGGGATGCGGACCTCCTCGGTCGAGTCGTCCTCGAAGGTCAGTTCGAGGATGACGGGCATGACCAGGCCGCCGACGTTCGACAGCTCGACGATCGAGAAGTGGGCCTTGGTGGCGAGCAGCTCTTTTTCCTCGTCGGTGAGGCCGGCGAGGAAGCGCTCGAAGGATTCCTTCTCATCCTCGGTGACGGCGAGGTCGTCGTACTCGTTGTAGAAGTCCTTCAGCTCGGGCTTCTCGTCGACGAACTTGGGCAGGTCCTTGTTGCGGGCCTGGGAGAGGGTGGTGGGGGCCTCCTCGCGGGCCTTGCGTTCGAGGGCCTTGCGGACCTCGGGATCGCCGGTGTCGATGGTGTAAAGGGTGAGGTTATCAAGCGACAGGTCGACATGATCGGTGGTGTAGAACCAGCCGTGGAAGAACCAGTCGAGGTCGGTGCCGGTGGCGTCTTCCATCGTGCGGAAGAGGTCGGCGGGCATCGGCCGCTTGAACTTCCAGCGCTGGGCGTACTCCTTGAAGGCGTAGTCGAACAGGTCGCGGCCGAGGATGCTCTCGCGGAGGATGTTCAGCGCCGTGGCCGGCTTGGCGTAGGCGTTGGGGCCGAACTGGAGGATCGTCTCGCTGTTGGTCATGATCGGCACCTGCTGGGTGCTGCGCATGTAGGAGACGATGTCCTGCGGCTCGCCTCGGCGGGAGGGGTAGTTTTCTTCCCACTCCTGCTCGGACAAATATTGCAAGAAGGTGTTGACCCCTTCGTCCATCCAGGTCCACTGGCGTTCGTCGCTGTTGACGATCATCGGGAAGTAGTTATGCCCGACTTCGTGGATGATGACCGAGATGAGGGCGTACTTGGTGCGGTCGGAATAGGTGCCGTCCTTCTCGGGCCTCGGGCCGTTGAAGCAGATCATCGGGTATTCCATGCCGCCGACCGGCCCGTTGACCGACTGGGCGATCGGGTACGGATAATCGAACGTGTAGCGCGAGTAGACGTTCAGGGTGTGGATGATCGAGGCCGTCGAGTACTGGCTCCAGAGCGGTTCCCCCTCGTTCGGGTAGAAGCTCATGGCCATGACCTTGTTGCCGCCGACGTCGTGCCCCTGGGCGTCCCAGATGAACTTGCGGGAGGAGGCGAAGGCGAAGTCGCGGACATTCTCGGCGCGGAAGATCCAGGTCTTCTTGCCGGAAGGTTTGGACTTCTCGTTCTCCTTGGCTTCCTCGGGGGTGACGATGAAGACGGGTTTCTCGGCGGTCTCGGCCTCATTGAGGCGCTCGATCCATTCGGGCTTGAGCACGTCTTCGGGATTGACCAGGACGCCGGTCGAGGAGACGACGTGGTCGTCGGGCACGGTGATCCGCACGAGGTAGTCGCCGAATTCGAGGGTGAACTCGCCTCGGCCGAGGTACTGCTTGTGCTGCCAGCCATTGACGTCGGTGTAGGCGGCCATGCGGGGGAACCACTGGGCGATCTCGTAGATGCAGTTGCCGTCTTCCTCGAAGTACTCGTAGCCGGTCCGGCCGCCGATGACGCTGGAGTCGTTGATGGCGTAGTCCCAGGCGATCGAGAAGACGAACTGCTCGCCGGTGCGCAGGGGGTTCGGCAACTCGACGCGCATCATCGTCTTGTTGATGGTGTAGTCGAGCGCCTCGCCCGAGGAGGCCTCGACCGATTCGATCGTCACGCCGCCATCAAAGGTCTGACGCGCAAGGATGCCCTTGAGCGCATTGAACGAGACGCGATCGCCGAAGCCGGGGGCGGTCTCGGTGGTCACGGCGTCGGCGTCGGGGCGGAAGATGTTCGGGTCGAGCTGCAGCCAGACGTACTTCAGCGTGTCGGGCGAGGCGTTGGTGTAGGTGATCGTCTCGCGGCCGATGATCCGGCGGTTCTCGTCGTCGAGTTCGACGTCGATGACGTGGTCGGCCCGCTGCTGCCAGTAGCCCTTGCCCGGCGCCCCGGAGGCAGTGCGGGCCTCGTTGGGCGTGGGGAGCACTTCCTCAAGCTGTCGGAATTTGTCTTCCTGAGTGTATTTCTCGTTCTTGATCTGAGCCGAGGACGGCGAGACCACGAGCAAAACGGCAAGGATCGGGACCATTGCCGCCGAAGGGCAGGGGAATGATCGGGTTCTGAGGCGCATCGTCATCGGCATCGACTCGCTCGGGCGGGGCCGTTGGGGGCGTCGATCGGAGCGTCACAAAGAGCGCGTGTGCTGGGAGAGGGTCTTCGATCTTGTCGATCTGCCCTGGCCAGTGTCAAGGAGACGGACCTGGAGAACCCTTGCCGGCACGGTTCGCGCCCGAGCCCAAGGAGAAGGAAGGCCGGATGCTTCGGAGCGGTCAGCGGAAGTTGTAGCCGGGGTTCGTCGGGTCGAAGTCCTCGTCGCTCAGGACGACGCTGGGATCGAACGTCTCGATGACGTAGCGGCCGCCCAGGACGGGCTCCGAGCCGGGAGCGTCGGGCCAGTCGTGGAAGGAGTAGGCGCGGGGCAGGAGGGTTTCGGGGTCGTAGTGGACCTCGAAGCGAGCGAAGGGGCGGTCGGGCGAGGGCTCGACGTAACGATGGAACGATCGGTAGAGGGGTTGGCCCTCGTCGTCGGTGATCCGGTCGAGCGTGACCGAGGCGTTGGGGTCGTTCAGGTCGCGCTGGATGTCGTTCAGGAGCATGCGGGCGACGGGAAGCACGCCGGCCTCGGTGATCGGGAAGCGGCTTTGCGACATGGCCAGGCTCGATCGGGGCTCGACCTCGATCGGAGGCATGAGCATGCCGAGCAAGCCGCCGCCGGTGTGGGTGATGAGCTTGCCGTTGCGGACCCCATCGACATAGATGATTTCGCAACCTTTGGGGCGGCCGATGTCTTTCATGTAGACCGAGACGGGCTCGTGGCGAACCTTCAACTGAAGGGTTTGCTCCATGAGCCATCGG is part of the Tautonia marina genome and harbors:
- a CDS encoding DUF1501 domain-containing protein, producing the protein MMTLGGPSYRYCDGQSRRSFLKLGGLAMGGLSLPGLLRAEQAAGIGRSHKAVIMVYLSGGISHQDTFDLKPDAPAEIRGEFNPIDTALPGVQFGELLPMLSRSADKLAVIRSIVGLRDEHTSWQNLTGYPMSQAQREGKPHFGSIVSRVQGVVDPVVPPFVDLFPTMQHRPYNSGGPGHLGLAYAGARLGDGDAKLMTQTTVEPDRFDRRRALLDRFDDWRREVDSQPVAGLDAFYQRAFNVLTSDTVARALDVTKEDPKVRDRYGIGSSKHLGDGAPMWNDQLLMARRLVESGARVVTVAYGFWDTHGNNFNHLRNHLPLFDRGISALVDDIYARGLDKDVTVVVWGEFGRTPKINKDAGRDHWAPVSNALIAGGGLNVGQVIGSTDKHAAYAVASPIHYQDVLATVYHAMGIDPHAFVDDLAGRPIPILPSTARPIRRLI
- a CDS encoding 3-keto-disaccharide hydrolase codes for the protein MIAMPRSGSAPRFEARAGSIALGAWLMMTMIVVPSVLAADAEEAPATIVLFDGETLDGWKAADFYKPGEVSVKDGAIIMAASAVSGGMTGVTTTREDLPTTNYEFSYRAKRLSGRDFFAAATFPVGETFLTLVNGGWGGSVTGLSSIDGADASENLTGTYQKYADDTWYSFRIRVTDAAIECWIDDEKLITFTDPGDHHLDTRLETRMNHPLGFATWQTGGAVKDITVRPLSAEEVAAVKDKDQGDDR
- a CDS encoding TVP38/TMEM64 family protein is translated as MNFRRKLILLVVVIVAVLLTPYFLWHEQMDAYFESEGYQAWLISVKPFAWLIGLSLIVGDLVLPIPTPPIMATLGTLYGTLLGGMIASTGSVLAGLTAYGLARIFGDRGTRLLASEEEMIRFRGFFDSWGAAGIIASRALPILPEVLTLLAGVAGMHFGRFLVALVIGSVPVGMLMAGAGAWAGSSSTLLVVLTLIPASLWIGYLLVMGGRAEPVAASEAEPIAEPTQ
- a CDS encoding B12-binding domain-containing radical SAM protein; this translates as MPHVAFVPFTGFRVRDEEMRDLGMAMPGLQERAGAIGQLPALGVLTLAGMMPASWSASLHESGTLDLEDLAERVLEGRPDLVAVSALTASVEEAYRFSALVRRAGVPVVLGGLHAAACPEEASRSVDAVVVGDGESSWPVVLQDAERRALKPIYRAERPFDLRQAPMPRFDLLGKGNRPRFTVQTQRGCPLACDFCGASRLLGPWREKPAAKVAEELAAIRAIEPRPVVELADDNTFAGRRETGPLLEALAGSRVRYFTEVDWRVGERPEILERLAASGCVQVLIGLESLEIRHAGMGPKAAPMARMMEAVAAIQEAGVAVIGCFVVGAEGETEGSLDRLGAFLESAPLADAQLTLQTPFPGTALYDRLRKEGRLLAERGWSSYTLFDVTYQPDTMSVAALEAGFRGLVRRVFSAEPAKRRRAIRRAVWARHPGIAP
- a CDS encoding DUF1559 domain-containing protein, which encodes MARVIRRKKGVTLIEILVVIAVIALLAGLLIPAVSAARSAFRRAECANNLRQIGLALHAYEAVSGMFPTASSGPPSVRSFLVAILPQLEQSPLYDTINFQFDLAKHGGPNHTVQSIKLDVLTCPSDDSILTGWPSATNYAGNQGSGVQKYGENGVFRGLQAVRIRDISDGTSHTVAVSEWLIGPQSPEIRDPLRSVFQTPTRLIEPDQLDRFTESCRAVNPIETPVTIHPKGSNWFFGQLGYCLYNHVLTPGEKSCLNGTAYQQGAWTSGSFHGAGVNLLFADGRVQFLRSNVDLEVWRALASRNGREAVSVP
- a CDS encoding type II toxin-antitoxin system TacA family antitoxin; its protein translation is MSTIPQDDRIDLRLPAEQKRLIEQAAEWLGQPVSSFILSLAIPKAVEVLHERDVTILSIEERDRFLAFLDQTDPEPNAAMRWAAERSRHIIE